The following are encoded together in the Macadamia integrifolia cultivar HAES 741 chromosome 10, SCU_Mint_v3, whole genome shotgun sequence genome:
- the LOC122090533 gene encoding polcalcin Syr v 3-like codes for MASVDAETKAEMDRIFKRFDINGDGKISASELGEVLKQLGCASQEEIKRMMSEIDTDGDGFISFQEFANFHNANRGLMKDVAKIF; via the coding sequence ATGGCCAGCGTCGATGCAGAGACCAAAGCAGAGATGGATAGGATCTTCAAACGATTCGACATTAATGGCGATGGCAAGATCTCTGCTTCGGAGCTTGGTGAAGTATTGAAACAACTTGGTTGTGCTTCTCAGGAAGAGATTAAGCGTATGATGTCAGAGATAGACACAGATGGTGATGGCTTCATATCATTTCAGGAGTTTGCCAATTTCCACAACGCTAACAGAGGTTTGATGAAGGATGTAGCTAAGATATTCTAA